The genomic stretch GGCACTGTCGTATCCCTCTATTTACTTGCGACGACGGACGATCATTTTGTCGGTACGCTTATTACCACGAGTCTTCGCGCCCTTAGTCGGGAAGCCCCATGGCGATACCGGATGACGACCACCAGAGGTACGACCTTCACCACCACCGTGTGGGTGGTCAACCGGGTTCATGGCAACACCACGAACGGTTGGGCGAACGCCACGCCAGCGTTTGGCACCAGCTTTACCCAACGAACGCAGGCTGTGCTCGGAGTTCGAGACTTCACCCAGGGTCGCACGGCATTCAGCCAGTACTTTACGCATCTCACCAGAACGCAGACGCAGGGTCACGTAGACACCTTCACGAGCGATCAGCTGAGCCGAAGCACCAGCGGAACGAGCGATCTGTGCGCCTTTACCTGGCTTCAATTCGATGCCGTGTACGGTGCTACCAACTGGAATGTTACGCAGTTGCAGAGCGTTGCCCGGCTTGATCGGCGCCAGGGCACCTGCGATCAGCTGGTCGCCAGCACTCACGCCTTTAGGCGCGATGATGTAGCGACGCTCGCCATCTGCGTACAGCAGCAGAGCGATGTGAGCAGTACGGTTTGGATCGTATTCGATACGCTCGACAGTGGCAGAGATGCCATCTTTGTCGTTGCGACGGAAATCGACCAGACGATAATGCTGCTTATGGCCACCACCGATGTGACGAGTGGTAATGCGACCATTGTTGTTACGACCACCAGTCTTCGATTTCTTCTCGAGCAGCGGTGCGTGAGGAGCGCCTTTATGCAGCTCCTGATTGACCACCTTGACCACAAAACGGCGGCCAGGGGAAGTCGGTTTGCATTTAACGATTGCCATGATGCACCCCTTCCTTACTCAGCACTGCTGCTGAAATCGAGATCTTGGCCTGGCTGAAGGGAGATAACTGCCTTCTTCCAGTCATTACGCTTGCCCAGACCGCGAGCAGTGCGCTTGCTCTTACCCAGAACATTCAGGGTAGTAACACGCTCCACTTTCACGCTGAACAGGCTTTCGACGGCCTTCTTGATTTCCAGCTTGGTTGCGTCAGTTGCAACCTTGAAAACGAACTGGCCTTTCTTGTCAGCCAGAACCGTAGCCTTTTCGGAAACGTGCGGGCCAAGCAGAACTTTAAATACGCGTTCCTGGTTCATCCCAGCAGCTCCTCGAATTTCTTCACGGCCGACACGGTGATCAACACCTTGTCGTATGCGATCAGACTAACTGGATCGGAACCTTGCACGTCACGTACATCAACGTGTGGCAGGTTGCGAGCAGCCAGGTACAGGTTCTGATCAACAGCTTCAGACACGATCAAAACATCGGTCAGGCTCATGTTGTTCAGTTTGCCCAGCAGATCTTTGGTTTTCGGGCTTTCAACAGCGAAGTCCTGAACCACGACCAGACGGTCAGTACGCACCAGTTCAGCAAGGATGGAGCGCAGAGCTGCGCGATACATCTTCTTGTTGAGCTTTTGCGAGTGATCCTGCGGACGAGCTGCGAAAGTGGTACCACCGCCACGCCAGATTGGGCTACGGATAGTACCGGCACGAGCACGGCCAGTACCTTTCTGACGCCAAGGGCGCTTACCGCCACCACGTACGTCGGAACGGGTCTTTTGCTGCTTGCTACCTTGACGGCCGCCGGCCATGTAGGCCACGACTGCTTGGTGAACGAGCGTCTCGTTGAATTCGCCGCCAAATGTCAGTTCGGAAACTTCGATCGCTTGAGCGTCATTTACATTTAATTGCATGTCAGCTTCCCCTTAACCGCGAGCCTTGGCCGCTGGACGTACAACCAGGTTGCCGCCAGTAGCGCCAGGAACAGCACCCTTGACCAACAACAGATTGCGTTCAGCGTCGACGCGCACTACTTCGAGGGACTGCACGGTCACGCGCTCAGCGCCCATATGACCGGACATTTTTTTGCCCTTGAATACACGACCAGGAGTCTGGCACTGGCCAATAGAGCCCGGGACGCGGTGGGAAACGGAGTTACCGTGAGTGTTGTCTTGGCCACGGAAATTCCAACGCTTGATCGTACCCTGGAAGCCTTTACCCTTGGACTGACCGGTTACATCAACCAGTTGACCAGCGGCGAAGATTTCAGCGTTGATCAGATCGCCAGCCTGGTAGTCGCCGTCTTCGAGACGGAACTCCATAACAGTACGACCAGCTGCAACGTTTGCTTTAGCGAAGTGACCTGCTTGAGCAGCAGTCACACGCGAAGCACGACGCTCGCCGACAGTGACTTGCACTGCACGATAGCCATCGGTTTCTTCAGTTTTGAACTGGGTGACGCGATTCGGCTCGATCTCAATGACCGTGACCGGAATGGAGACACCTTCTTCGGTGAAAATACGGGTCATACCGCATTTACGACCGACTACACCAATAGTCATGTTGTAAACCTCATGAGTGTACGGGGCTTTCACCCGCTATGGCCGCCCATTTCAGAGCGTTACACGACTAAGACCCAAGTCTTAGCCGAGGCTGATCTGTACTTCCACACCGGCCGCCAGATCGAGCTTCATAAGTGCATCAACGGTTTTATCCGTTGGCTGGACGATGTCCAGTACGCGCTTATGAGTACGGATCTCGTACTGGTCACGCGCGTCTTTGTTGACGTGCGGGGAGACCAGAACGGTGAACCGCTCTTTACGGGTAGGCAGTGGAATTGGACCACGCACTTGAGCACCAGTACGTTTCGCGGTTTCCACGATTTCCTGGGTGGATTGGTCGATCAGGCGATGGTCAAAAGCCTTCAACCTGATACGGATTTGCTGATTTTGCATTGGATTTCAGACTCCGGCTGCTATTCCCAGCGAGCGCAATACGCCCGTTAAAAGGAGGCGCAATTCTATAGACGCCCCAGATAGGTGTCAACCCAATAAAAAAGGCCCCCGCTAAGCGGAGGCCTTCTCAAAAAACCGAGCTATCTCAGAGGAGATAATTACTCGATGATTTTAGCTACAACACCAGCACCAACGGTACGGCCACCTTCACGAATAGCGAAGCGCAGACCGTCTTCCATCGCGATGGTTTTGATCAGGGTAACAACCATTTTGATGTTGTCGCCCGGCATTACCATCTCAACGCCTTCCGGCAGTTCGCAGTTGCCAGTCACGTCAGTAGTACGGAAGTAGAACTGTGGACGGTAGCCTTTGAAGAACGGAGTGTGACGACCGCCTTCTTCTTTGCTCAGCACGTACACTTCAGCTTCGAACTTGGTGTGCGGCTTAACCGAACCCGGCTTAACCAGAACCTGGCCACGCTCAACGTCGTCACGCTTGGTACCACGCAGCAGAACGCCGCAGTTCTCGCCAGCACGACCTTCGTCGAGCAGTTTACGGAACATTTCAACACCGGTGCAGGTGGTGACGGTAGTGTCACGCAGACCAACGATTTCCAGTGGATCCTGAACCTTAACGATACCGCGCTCGATACGACCAGTCACAACAGTACCGCGACCAGAGATCGAGAATACGTCTTCGATTGGCATCAGGAACGGCTTGTCGATAACACGGACTGGATCTGGAATGTAGCTGTCCAGAGTCTCAACCAGTTTACGAACGGACGTGGTGCCCATTTCGTTGTCGTCTTTGCCTTCCAGAGCCATACGAGCAGAACCGATGATGATCGGAGTGTCGTCGCCTGGGAAGTCGTAAGTGCTCAGCAGATCACGCACTTCCATCTCAACCAGTTCCAGCAGCTCAGCGTCGTCTACCAGGTCAGCCTTGTTCAGGTAAACCACGATGTACGGAACGCCTACCTGACGGGACAGCAGGATGTGCTCACGGGTTTGTGGCATCGGACCATCAGCGGCCGAGCAAACCAGGATTGCGCCATCCATCTGGGCAGCACCGGTGATCATGTTCTTCACATAGTCGGCGTGACCTGGGCAGTCAACGTGAGCGTAGTGACGGATCAGCGAGTTGTATTCAACGTGCGCAGTGTTGATGGTGATACCACGAGCTTTTTCTTCTGGCGCGCTGTCGATTTTATCGAAATCAACGATTGCGGAACCGAAAACTTCGGAGCAAACGCGAGTCAGAGCAGCAGTCAGAGTGGTTTTACCATGGTCAACGTGACCGATAGTGCCAACGTTGACGTGCGGTAGGGAACGATCAAATTTTTCTTTAGCCACGACAATTAACTCCTTGCCTAAAGGACTGAATCAGCCTTGTTTTTTGGATACAGTTTCAGCGATGTGCGCCGGAGCTGTGTTGTATTTTTTGAATTCCATAGAGTAGCTTGCGCGACCCTGGGACATGGAGCGAACGTCGGTCGCATAACCGAACATCTCACCCAACGGAACCTCGGCGCGAATCACTTTGCCGGAAACCGTGTCTTCCATACCCAAGATCATGCCGCGACGACGGTTAAGGTCGCCCATGACATCACCCATATAGTCTTCAGGTGTAACAACTTCTACCGCCATGATTGGCTCAAGCAACTCACCACCGCCCTTCTGGGCCAGTTGCTTGGTTGCCATGGAAGCAGCCACCTTAAACGCCATCTCGTTGGAGTCGACGTCATGGTAAGA from Pseudomonas fluorescens encodes the following:
- the rplD gene encoding 50S ribosomal protein L4; translation: MQLNVNDAQAIEVSELTFGGEFNETLVHQAVVAYMAGGRQGSKQQKTRSDVRGGGKRPWRQKGTGRARAGTIRSPIWRGGGTTFAARPQDHSQKLNKKMYRAALRSILAELVRTDRLVVVQDFAVESPKTKDLLGKLNNMSLTDVLIVSEAVDQNLYLAARNLPHVDVRDVQGSDPVSLIAYDKVLITVSAVKKFEELLG
- the rpsJ gene encoding 30S ribosomal protein S10 — translated: MQNQQIRIRLKAFDHRLIDQSTQEIVETAKRTGAQVRGPIPLPTRKERFTVLVSPHVNKDARDQYEIRTHKRVLDIVQPTDKTVDALMKLDLAAGVEVQISLG
- the rplB gene encoding 50S ribosomal protein L2; the encoded protein is MAIVKCKPTSPGRRFVVKVVNQELHKGAPHAPLLEKKSKTGGRNNNGRITTRHIGGGHKQHYRLVDFRRNDKDGISATVERIEYDPNRTAHIALLLYADGERRYIIAPKGVSAGDQLIAGALAPIKPGNALQLRNIPVGSTVHGIELKPGKGAQIARSAGASAQLIAREGVYVTLRLRSGEMRKVLAECRATLGEVSNSEHSLRSLGKAGAKRWRGVRPTVRGVAMNPVDHPHGGGEGRTSGGRHPVSPWGFPTKGAKTRGNKRTDKMIVRRRK
- the rplC gene encoding 50S ribosomal protein L3, coding for MTIGVVGRKCGMTRIFTEEGVSIPVTVIEIEPNRVTQFKTEETDGYRAVQVTVGERRASRVTAAQAGHFAKANVAAGRTVMEFRLEDGDYQAGDLINAEIFAAGQLVDVTGQSKGKGFQGTIKRWNFRGQDNTHGNSVSHRVPGSIGQCQTPGRVFKGKKMSGHMGAERVTVQSLEVVRVDAERNLLLVKGAVPGATGGNLVVRPAAKARG
- the rplW gene encoding 50S ribosomal protein L23 — encoded protein: MNQERVFKVLLGPHVSEKATVLADKKGQFVFKVATDATKLEIKKAVESLFSVKVERVTTLNVLGKSKRTARGLGKRNDWKKAVISLQPGQDLDFSSSAE
- the tuf gene encoding elongation factor Tu translates to MAKEKFDRSLPHVNVGTIGHVDHGKTTLTAALTRVCSEVFGSAIVDFDKIDSAPEEKARGITINTAHVEYNSLIRHYAHVDCPGHADYVKNMITGAAQMDGAILVCSAADGPMPQTREHILLSRQVGVPYIVVYLNKADLVDDAELLELVEMEVRDLLSTYDFPGDDTPIIIGSARMALEGKDDNEMGTTSVRKLVETLDSYIPDPVRVIDKPFLMPIEDVFSISGRGTVVTGRIERGIVKVQDPLEIVGLRDTTVTTCTGVEMFRKLLDEGRAGENCGVLLRGTKRDDVERGQVLVKPGSVKPHTKFEAEVYVLSKEEGGRHTPFFKGYRPQFYFRTTDVTGNCELPEGVEMVMPGDNIKMVVTLIKTIAMEDGLRFAIREGGRTVGAGVVAKIIE